From a single Miscanthus floridulus cultivar M001 chromosome 8, ASM1932011v1, whole genome shotgun sequence genomic region:
- the LOC136470800 gene encoding RING-H2 finger protein ATL79-like: MAMATQGLADQDHDHQLSEPSTNSSTSHHGAAAASSIATNRWGPYSGAGDFASNMAVILAALLAALALGLALNAAVRYLLRRARRRGAGSGDHPGNSISSGSGVSVEDPEKPPVELEAAPPPPPALVYSAAGTKLAGTAAECAICLAEFADGDAVRVMPACRHGFHARCIERWLAGGRRSSCPTCRAPTAVVAAAQPADESGSP; encoded by the coding sequence atggccatggcgacgCAGGGGCTGGCTGACCAGGACCACGACCACCAGCTGTCGGAGCCCAGCACCAACAGCAGCACCAGCCACCACGGCGCGGCCGCCGCCAGCAGCATCGCCACCAACCGCTGGGGCCCCTACTCCGGCGCCGGCGACTTCGCAAGCAACATGGCCGTCATCCTGGCCGCACTGCTGGCCGCGCTCGCGCTCGGCCTCGCGCTCAACGCCGCCGTGCGCTACCTgctccgccgcgcccgccgccgcggcgccggctCTGGTGACCATCCGGGCAACAGCatcagcagcggcagcggcgtgtCGGTGGAGGACCCGGAGAAGCCGCCCGTGGAGCTGGAGGCGGCCCCGCCCCCGCCACCTGCCCTGGTGTACTCCGCGGCGGGCACCAAGCTGGCGGGCACCGCGGCCGAGTGCGCCATCTGCCTCGCCGAGTTCGCAGACGGGGACGCCGTGCGCGTCATGCCGGCCTGCCGCCACGGATTCCACGCCCGATGCATCGAGCGCTGGCTCGCGGGGGGCCGCCGCTCCTCCTGCCCGACATGCCGCGCGCCGACCGCCGTTGTAGCCGCCGCGCAGCCTGCAGATGAGTCCGGCTCGCCTTAA